The Benincasa hispida cultivar B227 chromosome 11, ASM972705v1, whole genome shotgun sequence genome has a segment encoding these proteins:
- the LOC120092187 gene encoding uncharacterized protein LOC120092187, which translates to MPTVWLSLKKSLHCKSEPSEVHDPKIRKNLGAILTRKTGGGRSGCSRSIANLKDVIHGGSKRHLDKPPSCSPRSIGSSEFLNPITHEVILSNSKCELKITGFHGGFPQDLPAADPHGGPNGGSTFVGTLTPGTPGPGGHPSMHYFNPSLRSSSKKFPFREGFGSSNKSGGGAGGGARGGGGGGVHLSNRICLETENSRNGSSSAVTCHKCGEQFNKWDAAEAHHLSKHAVTELVEGDSSRKIVEIICRTSWLKSENQSGRIERVLKVHNMQRTLARFEEYRETVKIKASKLPKKHPRCLADGNELLRFYGTTVACSLGLNGSSSLCISEKCCVCRIIRNGFSAKTEMKEGIGVFTTSTSARAFNSIEASGGDEATTRKAMIVCRVIAGRVHRPLENIQEMAGQTGFDSLAGKVGLHSNIEELYLLNPRALLPCFVVICKP; encoded by the exons atgcCAACAGTTTGGTTGTCCTTGAAGAAATCTTTGCACTGTAAATCAGAGCCATCAGAAGTTCATGACCCAAAAATCAGAAAGAATTTGGGAGCAATTTTGACAAGAAAAACAGGGGGAGGAAGATCAGGTTGTTCAAGGTCCATAGCAAATCTCAAAGATGTCATCCATGGCGGCAGCAAAAGGCATTTGGATAAACCTCCAAGTTGCAGTCCAAGATCGATTGGCAGTAGTGAGTTTCTCAACCCAATAACCCACGAAGTCATTCTCAGCAACTCAAAGTGCGAGCTCAAAATCACCGGTTTTCATGGTGGTTTCCCCCAAGATCTTCCTGCGGCCGATCCTCACGGCGGTCCTAACGGCGGTTCAACCTTTGTTGGTACTCTCACACCGGGCACGCCAGGCCCCGGTGGCCACCCTTCAATGCATTACTTCAATCCTTCCTTGAGGTCTTCTTCGAAAAAATTTCCTTTCAGAGAGGGATTTGGTAGCTCTAATAAATCTGGCGGCGGCGCTGGCGGAGGTGCTCGCGGCGGCGGCGGTGGTGGTGTTCATTTGAGTAATAGAATCTGCTTGGAAACAGAGAATAGTAGGAATGGATCTTCTTCTGCAGTTACTTGCCATAAATGTGGAGAGCAGTTTAACAAATGGGATGCTGCTGAAGCACATCATCTTTCTAAACATGCtg TGACTGAGCTTGTGGAAGGAGATTCATCAAGAAAAATTGTGGAGATCATATGCAGGACAAGCTGGTTAAAGTCTGAGAATCAAAGTGGTAGAATAGAAAGAGTCCTAAAAGTTCACAATATGCAACGTACGCTAGCTCGATTCGAGGAGTATCGCGAGACGGTTAAGATCAAAGCCAGCAAGCTTCCAAAGAAGCACCCTCGGTGTCTTGCTGACGGGAACGAGCTCCTGCGATTCTATGGTACGACAGTCGCGTGCTCGCTCGGTCTTAATGGCTCCTCGAGCCTATGCATATCGGAGAAATGCTGTGTTTGTAGGATCATACGTAATGGGTTCTCGGCAAAGACTGAGATGAAAGAAGGGATAGGAGTGTTCACTACTTCGACGAGTGCAAGAGCATTCAACTCAATCGAGGCATCGGGAGGGGACGAGGCAACGACAAGGAAGGCGATGATAGTTTGCAGGGTGATTGCAGGGAGAGTTCATAGGCCATTGGAAAACATACAAGAAATGGCAGGGCAAACAGGGTTTGATTCATTGGCAGGGAAAGTTGGGTTGCATTCAAATATAGAAGAGCTTTATTTGCTGAATCCTAGAGCTTTGCTTCCTTGTTTTGTGGTAATTTGCAAACCATGA